Within the Epinephelus lanceolatus isolate andai-2023 chromosome 22, ASM4190304v1, whole genome shotgun sequence genome, the region ATGTTAATTCTTTATGTGCATTTAATGGGCTTCAGATAAGCGatgactgcgtgtgtgtgtgtgtgtgtgtgtgtgtgtgtgtgtgtgtgtgtggtggggacCGATAACTATGGCGTTTTACTAATTCAGCGGATAGAGGCAGGTGTgtataagaggaaaaatataaattttgCTCTACCTCCTATGTCTTTGTTGGAATTAGAATATATTACAAATTTACTAAAGGTATCACTATAcaaatttcttattttcatggGTGACAAAGGGGTGGGGCACTGGTTTGTAGGGTAATTTTCTTAAGCAACCATAAAATTAAGTCTACACATGACATATTCCATTCTGTTGTCATGATGTATATTCTTTTTAAATGATGTAGATGTTAAAATAATTCTGCAATAATTTAGAACTGGAGGAAGGAGATGGGAGTCAGCTCAAGATTCAAACAAGGGTTTAATCTTGTACAAGAGGAGCATTCACAGAGCAACATGCAGGTCGGTTACAAAGTGAAGACTCAGTGTCTGAGGAGAAAAGCTTGGTATTTATCTGTCTCTGTGGGTGTGTTCATCACTCTGCCCTTCTGCACTTAAAGGAATCATTCACAAGAAGGAAGTGATAACCTTGAGTATATATTCAATACCTTGAGTGATTATTCAATACCTTAGTGTCATGAAACAACACAAAGGGTCACAGGTCACAGGTCACACTACACAATTACATTGAACATTCCTGCGTGTGACTTTAGTTCCCATCTCTCTTCATGAAGTACAAAATTTCCATCATAGTAGACGTTTTGAATATCCATGAACCAGTCATGTGAAGGGGGTGGAGGTTGGTGTCTAAAACAAGACTGCTATAAATTCCTGTTGTGATTTGGAAAATAATGCCATCAAATAGGCTGCGTAGTATTTTAAACTTGGTGGGAAATTTAGTACCTTTGTCTTAAAGGGAATAACACCTTGTTTCTCATGACTTCCAGTGAGAAACTCTTTGAATAACCTGGAGTGAGTGTGGGATAACAGTGTCAACCCACAATGGAGGTAAACAGCTGGTTTCTACATCTCTAAAAGATACATAAAATCAAATGGGAAAACTGTAAGGAGGCTGAAGTTAGtaccttcattcattcatagcCTCTTATTGAATTTTCCGGTCCACCTTAAAAGTGTCATTACGCCTGTAGATGGAGGTATTCAGTCGTTTTCCAACTAATTCATAAACTGATGACGCTGAAGTTAGCTTCCGATTCAGCACTTAAGGGGAAaggttttgctttttttttttaaagatatttttttggccattttgcctttaatggacaggacaggtaagtgtgaaggggggagagagagagggagtgacaagcagcaaagggccacaggctggagtcgaacccgggcccctgcggcaacagccttgtacacggggcccctgctctaccactaagccaccgacgccccaacccTCATGAATGTTTTGCCTGACACCCACTATTGTAtttgtgaaacatttattttatttgtgaaaatgctAAAGGGGAGATTCCACCGTTTTTGTTTTATACCTAGACCTCATTAGACCAGATCCagataaaagaaaacactgtaccTAGACTTCTCAAATCTGGCCTAGAATATCCTACAGAGGCTAAACATTCATTATAACACAGTTTCTGATTTGTGAAACCTTTATTCTATTTATGCCGAAGTGCCGAATCGGAAGCTGGTGAATCGGAAGCTAACTTCAGCGTCGTCAGTTCATGAATTAGTTGGAAAACGACTGAATACCGCCATCTACAGGCATAATGACACTTTTAAGGTGGACCGGAAAATTCCAATAAGAGGCTGTGAATAAGTTGTCAACTTCAGCCTCGTAAAACTATATGGGTGAGACAGTTGATTCATTCCATTGCATTATATGTTTGTCATTTATCTAGGGAATCAGTGATGAAGGCTCAATTATTGAGCTTTACTGTGAGGAAGCAGAGGACCCTCCGTCAACACTGTGCTCTGACAGCAAGAGTGACTGTCGTCAGACTGATGCAAGTGATAAAGGTCAGCTTCATACAATCTAATGTTGAGCACAGAGGCACTAAATGGTGTGCAGTCTGTACAGAAAGTAGCTTTGAGTaaagtcattattattgttatttccaCAGTGTCCTGCCCTCCTTCGAAGACAACAGTCTATCATGTCAGCAGCCAGCTAGTGTCTCTGCCTTTGGACACTCCTGCTGGTGAAGAGGAGAGCTACATTGTGATCAATTGCAGACAGGAGGAAAACATGCAGGACAACAGCTCAACGCCAGGAGCACAAAACGTGATCCATGTTGATGAAGAACTGAAGAATGACAGAATAAGCCAGCCTGTCGtaacatctgcacacacaagTGAGTAAAAGTAAAGCATTGTTATAAAGAAACAAAAGCAATAAGTCATTAAGTTCGACCAATAGTGTCAATGTTCTGACTCTGTGAAGGCTTACAAAACAATAATTGTGTAAAAAAGGCGTATAGTAGGTTTGCAATGACATAATTTTTCACGTGAtagcaataaataaaatgaaagcaaCTGAAATCATCAGTGATAATGTCAGATAATGTATATTTTGTCTTGACAAAGCTGATCAAAACAACAAGGAGTTCAAAGGATATTCTGATTGTTTGTGGACATTCTGAATTTAATATTATAGTTCAGGAATGAACAGAAGTTTAGCTCAGTTAGCTCTGTGAATAGGGACCCAGACCAGTGGTGTGTTGCAGTGATGGCTGTCCTTCTGGAAGTTGCTCCCATCTCTACAGAAGAACTCTGGAGCTCAGCCAGAGTGACCACCAGGCTCTACCAAGGCCTTTCCCCCAGTTGCTCAGTTTAGTCAGGCGGTCAGCTCTCAGAAAAGTCCTGGTTGTTGGAGGCTGCTGTGCTCTTAGGAACCCTCAATGAAGCATGATAAAAAATAGGACACACACATCCCTGAAGCCCACTGGGTTGGGTGCTGGATCACAAAGTatcaaaagcatgaaaaaagaaaaaaacgatCTGCACACCAAAAGAGCTCCCGTATGCAATTTTTGATTTTGcgtaaaaaaaattgtatacGGGAGCTCTTTTGGTGTGCGGatcgtttttttcttttttcaacccTCAGTGAAGCAGACATTTTAAAACCATCCTGATATCTGTGCCTCAAAACAATCTCTGAGCTCTGCAATTCTCTTATATgcattgtcagctgtgagaCTTTGTAATCATCCCCATTCAATTGAATTTAATTGTGACTGATCTTGAAGATGGCCTGAGGGTTGAAAAGTCATCTGAATGAAAGAACAGTGCATATAGAGCCAGAGTGTGCAACCTTTGTTTATACTTTCATACAGCTGAATTTACCACAGGTGGATTTCAATCAAGGTGGAGAAACTAGGGTTCGCCCATCGGCGATAGAAGGGTTGTTTCacgatgtcttttttaaatgacgcGATGATcgcgaggtgtgtgtgtgtgtgtgtgtgtgtgtgtgggggggggggggggggggggggggggacgacaGCGCGTGTGTGGCGCATGCTGACGAGATCGAGGCTGAACGAGGCTGAGTgagaagagacagagggaggctgcTTAGTGAGAAAGcggagggtggggggggggggaggagaTCAACGCCTCCGCCCGCTCGACACTAACGCGCATGTCACGCAGctgtgaacaaaccaaacaacacaatgtcaggagaaattgaaaagatATGCCGTCTATGTAAAGTCAACTTGCTAATTAAGGAGCCATTACATGTTCAATGAAGAAGGACGTCCTCGTCTCTCCTTGCCACGGCGACGCGTAATGACCACGACCCCGCGGTTGTGCTCCCGAACAGTTTGGCATGTATGCATGGGTCAGTTACCTTTGGATCCATACTTTTCTTAAAACACTTctgattaatttaaaataaacatctttATGTCCACAGAGACACAACTGGAGATGTTATTGGAGGACCTGGGGTTGGAGCAGCACTTCACAGAGAAGCTATCCCTGAACACAATACTTCAGATTGATGAGAAGACCATTACGGATGAACCTGCCAAGTGCCATTCAGATCTTCCATGGTATTTTCTGAAGAAACTGATGATGGTTAATGTGACAGCTAGGAATATGAAATGTACAGCTGCATGTGAGTCAAACTGTGATGAGCCGTCAGGGAATACAGAGTTAGAGCTTGATGATCTGCTCGTCAGTCAACATTCAGATGACATGTTAAACCCCCTTGACATAATCActgctctctttctgtgttCTGATGCTTCTGTACAACAGGAAATGGCACTCAAAATGTCTATGTGTCAGTTTTCTGTGCCTCTGTTGCTTCCCAATTTTGACACAAAGCAGTGCACACTCATGCTTTGGGCCATGAGAGACATCGTTAAAAAGTACAGACCTCAGTCACTTTCAGAGTCCAAAGGCTTCATTGAACAAAGAATTGTTCTCTCTGAACTTCCAATGATATCTTTTGTGAGACTGGGTGAGTGCTCCCTGTCCAAGTCAGAGATCCTCAATAAGCTTCTGAGCAATTCTCAGCAGTACCATGATACATTTGTTCACTGTAACATGGAGTGTGGTGACAGTCCAAGGAGAATATCCAATGGACTGGTTGAAATGACTTGGTACCTTCCTTGTGGGAACAAAAACATGGATATTTTCAGTGAGCCAGTAGCTGTAGCTAACCTTCGTGGAGACATTGCCTCGTTTAAAacacaattttcttttttgtgtcatACTTCAGCAGCAGTTTTTGTGTTCTTTGACAATTTGGACTCTGAGTGCGAGCTGCTCACCAACCAACACCACAAGGCACAGATCTTTTTGGTGGGCAACCATCAAAGTAAGCACTTCAGTTTAGATGTTGTAAAAAAGGTGGCAACCAAGTTAGGCCTGACTAAAAGCAACATCATTTTAAAGACTAAGCAGATGAATGATGCAGACTTTGTAAAAAATCTGAGAAAAACAGTCAGCAAAGTAGTTGAGAACTCAAAGATGAAGATGCAAATTGAGCAGATGGCTGACATTGCCCATGAACTGGGAATCTGGGTTGATGAAGACTCTTCAGAGTGCCAGACTGCCAAGAAAAATGCAGATGCCATTACTGCAGAAATTCAAGACATCcttaaatacaaacacactcagCTACCCCTGCAAGGCCAAATATGGAAGGAACTGACTCGCTTAGAGAAGGAACAATTTCGACTTCGAAATGTTGGGTCCCAGAACGTAGAAAAGTACAAGAGTGACCTTGAGGTACAGAAAACAGAACTTAGGGATAAACAGAACTCTTGTGACATGTCAAATGCGATGACATGTTTTATCAACGCAATATCAAGCCCAGGCGTAGAGAGGTGCTATTTCCTGAAATGGATGCGAATGAACCTTGATAACCTGTCTCGAGAAAAATTGTCTGGCCTCCGAGATCAGtacaaaaagaaatgcaaaaattcTGAGAACAAAGAGGAGATCAAAGAAATTGACAGACAACTCTCCAACAGCTCACTGGGGACTGAACACTTCTTCCGTGAAATGGGTCAGATCTATGAGGCTTCACTGTCTCTTCCAGAAACAGACCCATCACGAAAACAGTTTCAACATCTGCCCAAACTATGTGCAGAATTGTTACTTGATGGATTTCCCCTTGAGCTTGTAGATGGAGATGCCTCCAACATACCTCTCAGATGGGTGAGTGACGTCCTCTCTCAGCTCAATGGCTTGGTGTCTCCTAAGAACAAGATACTGGTGGTCACAGTTCTTGGAGTTCAGAGCACAGGAAAGTCTACTCTCCTCAACACCATGTTTGGAGTGCAGTTTGCAGTCAGCAGTGGGCGATGCACTCGAGGTGCCTTTATGTTGCTCATCAGAATCAATGAAGATATTAAAAAAGTCCTCAACTGTGACTTCATGGTGATCATTGACACTGAGGGCTTAAAGTCACCAGAGCTTGCACAACTGGATAATAGCCATGAGCACGACAATGAGCTTGCAACACTTGTTGTGGGGCTGAGTGATATCACCATCATCAATATCGCAATGGAGAATTCAACTGAAATGAAAGACATCCTACAAATAGTTGTGCATGCTTTTCTCAGGATGAAAGAGGTGggcaaaaagcccaaatgtCAGTTTGTCCACCAGAATGTGTCGGATGTTTCAGCTCATGAGAAGAACTTACGAGACAGGAAACTGCTTTTGCAACAGTTAAATGAGATGACCCAGGCAGCAGCCAAAatggaaaagaaagaggagaacaAGAGCTTCACTGATGTGATGGAGTACAGTCCAGACACTGGGAACTGGTACATTCCTGGACTCTGGAATGGAAACCCACCAATGGCACCAGTCAATGCAGGGTACAGTGAAGCTGTATATGAGCTCAAGAAAAATGTAATCAAGATTTTGGGAAGCTGTGAGTCATCTGCTAATAATATCTTGGAGTTTACAGAGTGGATGAAAAACCTGTGGAATGCAGTAAAGCATGAaaacttcatcttcagcttcagAAACAGTCTGGTGGCTGATGCATACATGAGGCTGTGCACAGAATTCAACAAATGGGAATGGGAattcaaaaaagaaatgtacaaatgGGTTACAAATGCTGAGACAAGAATTTCCAATTTTGGCAAATTTGCTGTGGAATCTGAGATACCTGACATGAGAGAATTTCTTGACCATTTGAAAAGTGAAGCGTGCACAGTGCTGACGGAATGGGAGACAAAGCTTCTTGACAATTTGACACAGTACTTCAAGCAAACAGAGGGTCACGTCCATCTCGTTGAAGGATACAGAGAAGACTTTGCAAACAGTGCAAAGACCCTTCGACGAGAAATGGAGAGCTCTGTGTTTAATCAACTCACAGCAACAGCTGACATCAGACAGGGAATGACAGAACTTGATAAAATCAAGGAAAACCACGCAAAAGAATTAGAGGGCAGAGTGTGTGCATTGATTGAACAATGTCGGGGAAAAAATGTAGAGATGACAGGCAAAGAGTTGGACAAAGAATTTGATAAGATGTGGAACAGAATGGTGAAGGAACTCTCCTTCTCTAAGCAAAAGCCTGCAGATGTCTTTGCAAGGGTGTACCACTACCTGAGAGAAAATCTAAGACGTAAGGGAAGTCATGTCTGTCAGTTGTTAAGTGAAAAAACCCTGACAGAATGTGGACTTGTTCCTTTCAAATATACTGCAGAAGGATTCTTCAACCAGTTGAAACACAAAATCACCAAGTGGTTCAACATTGAAGATCACATAAAGACTGTACAGCAAATGGCTGACAGTATCATAGCAGATTGCAAACAGTATGTGACTGAAAAAGTGGAAAGAAAAAGCAATTACCATGACACTTACATTCAGGAGATCCTCCACATGATTGACGGGAAGCTGCAAAACAATAAGGAAGTGAAGACAGAGATTGAGTTTGAAGTTTCTCTGAAACAGCACATCTGTGGAGATGCAGCCAGACAGTTTCAGAAAATGCATGAAGATTTCATACATGAGAATGATCCCTACAGAtgtctgaatgaaaacaaagcaaagtTTCTAGCTGATTTTAAAGATGTGTTCCATAAACGAGACCAGTGCCAGAAGAAGGCAGAAGAATTCACAAACTGCTGCCTGAAGCCTGCAGTTGAAGACTTTGTCAAGCGTTCCTTGGGTCCTGATATCATTGGTGAAATGATGACAAGCCAGCAGTTCAGCACACGAATATACCTCCAGTATACAATTTTACTGGATTTGCTCACAAAGGATGACTTTGAAAAATATCTGAGCTACATTGGTTCATATGAGGATTATGTAAAGAAATGGATCCTTGACCAAATAGTAGAACGCTTCTCAAAAGGGTCTATCATGTTTGAGCTTGAGGATAAACATGTTCAGTCAAGCATCAGGAACATAACTAATGCTATCAGCAAAGCTAAAACCAAAAAGAGTGGCAACTTGAAGACATTTGTTGAAGATGTCTGTCAGGAGCTTGGTGATAAACTGGTCATTTCCCAGGATGCTCTTGGTGCTTTCATGATCCTGAACAATGCCGACCCAGAACAGTTTGCTCACTGGCTCACTGACTGTCTGAAGGACATGACAGAAGCTCTTAGAGAAGagtttaaagaaacaaacatccAGATGAAACTAAGAAAACTCAATGTGAATCCTCAGAACGAGCTTTTCACCAAACTAATTGGATGTGGTAAACAGTGTCCATTCTGCAAAGCACCTTGTGAGGCAGGAGAAAAAACCCACACTGAGCACTGGACCTCACTCCATCGGCCAGATGGTCTGGGTGCATATAGGTGGTTTTGGACAAATAAACTTGCCATTGacatatgcagttcctctgtgctcactgacatttgtttttgctGCAATGCTACCAATGGTCAATCGCACCCTTTCAAGCGTTACAAAGAAATTTTCCCTGACTGGAAAATTGTTCCAGAAGCAAGCCTCCAGGCATCAGACTACTGGAAATATGTACTGGAAAGGTTCAACGATAAGTTTGCCAAAAAATATAACGCAAAGCCTGCTGATATTCCTGCCAGCTGGAAAGGTATTACATGTAAGCAAGCAGAGGCAAGCATCAAAGAGTCCTTTAACATCAAGTGAGAAACAACATTGTGGTTATAGAGGTGTACATCCTCCTCATATACATTCACTATCCTCACATGGATATTTTGATCTTATGTGTTCTGAATGATACTGAAGAAAATCACAAAAAGTAACACTGTATATACAAGATGACAAGGTTAAAGATATCAGTGCTCAGATATATTTTACCACTGAGGCTTGAAATAGGAAAATATAAGAAAGTCACTGCAATTAGTGCTCACTTTTACCTGAGATCACACTATACTTGCTTCATGAAAATAATCACTTGAGTTTATGATTTTGTGTGACAGATAAATGTCACTGCCACTGAAAAGATGTACACAGTTAATCAAATCTGTGAAGTATCTGATGTcaaattcattttcttttttttaaatcacccCTCAGTCTTTATGTGATATTGTCATAGTAGgacactttaaaaaatctgttcaAGTATGAGATGCTGTTGTTTACTCATAGTTAGTGTCTACTTGATTTTTGTTTCAGTGAAGTACCTAATGCTAATTATTCACAATGTCAATGTATTAAAAGATCACCCA harbors:
- the LOC117246134 gene encoding interferon-induced very large GTPase 1-like, with the translated sequence MEGISDEGSIIELYCEEAEDPPSTLCSDSKSDCRQTDASDKVSCPPSKTTVYHVSSQLVSLPLDTPAGEEESYIVINCRQEENMQDNSSTPGAQNVIHVDEELKNDRISQPVVTSAHTKTQLEMLLEDLGLEQHFTEKLSLNTILQIDEKTITDEPAKCHSDLPWYFLKKLMMVNVTARNMKCTAACESNCDEPSGNTELELDDLLVSQHSDDMLNPLDIITALFLCSDASVQQEMALKMSMCQFSVPLLLPNFDTKQCTLMLWAMRDIVKKYRPQSLSESKGFIEQRIVLSELPMISFVRLGECSLSKSEILNKLLSNSQQYHDTFVHCNMECGDSPRRISNGLVEMTWYLPCGNKNMDIFSEPVAVANLRGDIASFKTQFSFLCHTSAAVFVFFDNLDSECELLTNQHHKAQIFLVGNHQSKHFSLDVVKKVATKLGLTKSNIILKTKQMNDADFVKNLRKTVSKVVENSKMKMQIEQMADIAHELGIWVDEDSSECQTAKKNADAITAEIQDILKYKHTQLPLQGQIWKELTRLEKEQFRLRNVGSQNVEKYKSDLEVQKTELRDKQNSCDMSNAMTCFINAISSPGVERCYFLKWMRMNLDNLSREKLSGLRDQYKKKCKNSENKEEIKEIDRQLSNSSLGTEHFFREMGQIYEASLSLPETDPSRKQFQHLPKLCAELLLDGFPLELVDGDASNIPLRWVSDVLSQLNGLVSPKNKILVVTVLGVQSTGKSTLLNTMFGVQFAVSSGRCTRGAFMLLIRINEDIKKVLNCDFMVIIDTEGLKSPELAQLDNSHEHDNELATLVVGLSDITIINIAMENSTEMKDILQIVVHAFLRMKEVGKKPKCQFVHQNVSDVSAHEKNLRDRKLLLQQLNEMTQAAAKMEKKEENKSFTDVMEYSPDTGNWYIPGLWNGNPPMAPVNAGYSEAVYELKKNVIKILGSCESSANNILEFTEWMKNLWNAVKHENFIFSFRNSLVADAYMRLCTEFNKWEWEFKKEMYKWVTNAETRISNFGKFAVESEIPDMREFLDHLKSEACTVLTEWETKLLDNLTQYFKQTEGHVHLVEGYREDFANSAKTLRREMESSVFNQLTATADIRQGMTELDKIKENHAKELEGRVCALIEQCRGKNVEMTGKELDKEFDKMWNRMVKELSFSKQKPADVFARVYHYLRENLRRKGSHVCQLLSEKTLTECGLVPFKYTAEGFFNQLKHKITKWFNIEDHIKTVQQMADSIIADCKQYVTEKVERKSNYHDTYIQEILHMIDGKLQNNKEVKTEIEFEVSLKQHICGDAARQFQKMHEDFIHENDPYRCLNENKAKFLADFKDVFHKRDQCQKKAEEFTNCCLKPAVEDFVKRSLGPDIIGEMMTSQQFSTRIYLQYTILLDLLTKDDFEKYLSYIGSYEDYVKKWILDQIVERFSKGSIMFELEDKHVQSSIRNITNAISKAKTKKSGNLKTFVEDVCQELGDKLVISQDALGAFMILNNADPEQFAHWLTDCLKDMTEALREEFKETNIQMKLRKLNVNPQNELFTKLIGCGKQCPFCKAPCEAGEKTHTEHWTSLHRPDGLGAYRWFWTNKLAIDICSSSVLTDICFCCNATNGQSHPFKRYKEIFPDWKIVPEASLQASDYWKYVLERFNDKFAKKYNAKPADIPASWKGITCKQAEASIKESFNIK